A stretch of Komagataella phaffii GS115 chromosome 2, complete sequence DNA encodes these proteins:
- a CDS encoding Nicotinamide riboside kinase, translated as MTQKVVIIGISGSSSSGKTTIARIISLVLPNCLLIHQDDFYRPNEEIPYDPKHKAQNWDSPDAIDFVKFKSVLHNLQNDPSFVYKVDSLELPGDDKFGADQEVVRHFSKLFEKFSDTKFVLVDGFMMYHRGELEGLFDIKLMIKTSYSTLKERRARRQGYNTIGGFWEDPPGYFDRFVWPGYYNFHKDLFNEPEHLVKANGGTLNAFATEQLGIMAFQNDDGGSFKQLQQDVLQSLYDRCITLGI; from the exons ATGACCCAAAAAGTGGTGATAATAGGTATTAGCGGATCTTCTAGTTCCGGCAAAACG ACGATCGCCCGGATAATAAGTTTGGTCTTGCCCAATTGCCTACTAATTCACCAAGATGACTTCTACAGACCAAACGAGGAAATTCCCTATGATCCTAAACACAAAGCCCAAAACTGGGACTCTCCGGATGCTATAGATTTTGTTAAGTTTAAGTCGGTACTGCACAATCTTCAGAATGATCCTTCGTTTGTCTACAAAGTTGATAGTTTGGAGTTGCCAGGAGATGATAAATTTGGAGCAGATCAAGAGGTTGTGAGACACTTCTCCAAACTATTCGAAAAGTTCAGTGATACAAAGTTTGTACTAGTGGATGGTTTTATGATGTACCATAGAGGAGAGCTAGAAGGTCTCTTTGACATCAAATTGATGATAAAGACATCCTACTCAACattgaaggaaagaagGGCGAGAAGGCAGGGATATAACACCATTGGGGGTTTCTGGGAAGACCCTCCAGGGTATTTTGATCGTTTTGTATGGCCAGGTTACTATAATTTCCACAAAGATCTTTTTAATGAACCAGAGCACTTGGTAAAAGCCAATGGTGGAACGCTAAATGCTTTTGCAACAGAACAACTAGGAATCATGGCTTTCCAAAACGATGATGGAGGAAGTTTCAAACAGCTGCAACAAGACGTGCTTCAGTCATTATATGATAGATGTATTACTTTAGGTATATAG
- a CDS encoding Mitochondrial inner membrane carnitine transporter, translating into MDEVDTALVDNVKSFAAGGFGGICAVLTGHPFDLVKVRLQTGVYNSAIECVKQSLKKDGPLGLYRGVLPPLVGVTPMFAVSFWGYDVGKKIVAYTSKKSINDPLTIAETSAAGFISAVPTTAIAAPFERVKVVMQIDKTKSGMFQTVAKIYREGGLKSVFKGSLATLARDGPGSALYFATYEYLKRTWSKPGEDLSLGAITMAGGFAGVSMWLGVFPIDTIKSQQQSSSVKMSIAEVTKRIYAKGGVKAFFPGVGPALARSFPANAATFLGVELFRDFLDKAI; encoded by the coding sequence ATGGATGAAGTAGATACCGCTCTTGTTGATAACGTCAAGTCCTTTGCTGCCGGCGGGTTCGGTGGTATTTGTGCTGTTTTAACTGGCCATCCTTTTGACCTGGTTAAGGTCAGACTTCAAACTGGGGTTTACAATTCTGCCATTGAATGCGTAAAACAGTCCCTGAAGAAAGATGGACCTCTAGGTTTATACCGTGGTGTACTTCCTCCATTGGTAGGTGTTACCCCAATGTTTGCTGTCAGTTTTTGGGGTTACGATGTGGGGAAAAAGATTGTGGCCTAcacatcaaagaaatctaTCAACGATCCATTAACCATTGCGGAAACAAGTGCTGCTGGTTTTATTTCAGCCGTTCCAACTACGGCCATTGCTGCCCCATTTGAGAGGGTTAAGGTTGTCATGCAAATCGATAAAACAAAGTCTGGAATGTTCCAAACTGTCGCTAAGATCTACAGGGAAGGTGGCTTGAAGTCGGTCTTCAAGGGTTCGTTAGCCACACTTGCCCGTGATGGTCCTGGAAGTGCACTGTACTTCGCTACTTACGAATACCTAAAACGTACATGGTCAAAGCCAGGCGAAGACCTCTCTCTCGGTGCCATTACAATGGCAGGAGGTTTTGCTGGTGTTTCGATGTGGCTGGGAGTGTTCCCTATTGACACTATCAAATCACAGCAACAATCATCTAGTGTGAAAATGTCAATTGCTGAAGTCACTAAGAGAATATATGCTAAAGGTGGGGTTAAGGCATTTTTCCCTGGTGTTGGTCCTGCATTAGCTCGTAGTTTCCCTGCCAACGCCGCTACCTTCTTGGGTGTTGAACTCTTCAGAGACTTCCTAGACAAAGCCATATAA
- a CDS encoding Component of the microtubule-nucleating Tub4p (gamma-tubulin) complex: MPMPFQDPKTEGFLERLADCCSLGTLAVDKIFAEDSRIPVPQSIDIDDFNRLMDQFRERLVYKQREIGKWNQFQHIVNSILKIEKQEVLASYLSKMLQALNLTDTQEHNSDLILDDTSPYRFHKTSFSDRDKSLIDESTEMKEPNAQYTNKPNKRVNTKTIQPLAAVIQQYCTGRVLEEFQLIQYLQFTLLGNTSEMFPLIEDGIQLPSELNHGMARILHKIVEPALLYRYLSKLVHDNELHSHHISQAKVAFLSQVSRELKKYTKIINNLFLKIDELTLATIYFELKDETIRLRTFYNFTRFLNLETHAFLSQLQEFTKFGDILISDLASEVFRISAAPYYQLIRDWLAQEEFNISKYQAEGLFVLTRPDPWNEDKLDLVLDKEKLPAFIDPDLCEKIFQIGKMIIFLKRDVRDLQWVNQYTNKLHSLFSGEINTTDFKSFINYQYQQVSEHLSHVVYNELKFQRYLQILHGFLLAGNGEFIESLMSCGKIMLDRNVASITSRDLAELLQKCISLSEIEEEYIQGLDARLLDLDQRRGWESFTLDYVIDGPLSTILGDLKEYLRMFNFLWRLHALNFELREGWKAMSFLKKGLLHSFYKDLQQLKVLRREDKSFPLSLHDRKLLMVDRLLRKVNVIRNIFIKFSDKVISFFKLLIIDTNYQKLQRLFDGKRDEHNETSWSGVLLPDDEYLETASVSFSPASTSNKSHAIYDLDEFVELHRNYISSISRHKFVNTKGDFSKGNISGHYFIHQLNNLTEFVAKFVIVNQEISHNIVELLNTQDEEYYKVSQHRLSTLTNTLQTEIIEPFSQKLRVLTDDLIRDDDMELRFFGLVLES; encoded by the coding sequence ATGCCTATGCCATTTCAAGACCCCAAAACAGAGGGTTTTTTGGAACGGCTTGCTGATTGCTGTAGTCTAGGCACCCTAGCAGTGGACAAAATTTTTGCTGAGGATAGCAGAATTCCTGTCCCTCAGTCAATtgacattgatgatttcAACCGACTAATGGATCAATTCCGAGAAAGACTCGTCTACAagcaaagagaaattggcAAGTGGAACCAATTTCAGCACATAGTAAACAGTATTTTGAAAATAGAAAAACAGGAAGTTTTGGCTTCGTATTTATCAAAAATGCTTCAAGCGTTGAACTTAACAGACACTCAAGAACATAACAGTGATTTGATATTGGATGACACTTCCCCTTATAGATTTCATAAAACGTCGTTCAGTGATAGAGACAAGAGCTTAATTGATGAAAGCACAGAGATGAAAGAGCCTAATGCCCAGTATACTAATAAACCAAACAAACGAGTCAATACGAAGACGATACAACCGTTGGCGGCAGTAATTCAACAGTACTGTACGGGCAGAGTCTTAGAAGAATTCCAGTTGATACAATATCTCCAGTTCACTTTGCTTGGTAATACCTCCGAAATGTTTCCTTTAATCGAGGATGGAATACAACTGCCGTCAGAACTGAACCATGGAATGGCTCGGATACTTCATAAGATAGTTGAACCAGCTCTACTTTACCGGTATCTGAGTAAATTAGTACACGATAATGAACTTCATTCTCACCACATTTCGCAGGCGAAAGTGGCTTTTTTGAGCCAGGTATCAAGGGAATTAAAAAAATACACTAAGATCATAAACAAccttttcttgaagattgaTGAATTGACACTTGCCACAATCTACTTCGAGTTAAAGGATGAAACGATCCGTTTAAGGACATTTTACAACTTTACAAGATTCTTGAATTTAGAGACTCACGCGTTCTTATCCCAGTTGCAAGAATTTACGAAGTTTGGGGACATTCTGATTTCGGATCTAGCCTCCGAAGTTTTCAGGATATCTGCCGCACCTTACTATCAGCTAATAAGAGATTGGCTGGCGCAAGAAGAATTCAATATTAGTAAATATCAAGCGGAAGGTCTCTTTGTTTTGACTCGGCCTGATCCATGGAATGAAGACAAGCTTGACTTAGTACTggataaagaaaaattgcCAGCTTTTATTGATCCCGATCTTTGTgagaaaatatttcaaattggCAAAATGATTATATTTCTCAAACGGGACGTTAGGGATTTACAGTGGGTCAATCAGTATACTAACAAGCTTCATTCCTTATTCTCAGGGGAGATAAATACTACTGATTTCAAATCGTTCATAAACTATCAGTACCAGCAAGTTTCTGAGCACCTTTCGCATGTTGTTTACAATGAATTGAAATTTCAGCGGTATCTACAAATTCTGCATGGATTTTTATTGGCAGGAAATGGAGAGTTCATCGAGTCACTAATGTCATGTGGTAAGATTATGCTAGATAGAAATGTGGCCTCGATCACTTCAAGGGATTTAGCTGAACTATTACAGAAATGTATTTCTTTGTCggaaattgaagaagaatacaTCCAGGGTTTAGATGCACGATTGTTGGATCTTGATCAAAGACGTGGATGGGAATCGTTTACTTTAGATTACGTTATTGATGGTCCACTGTCAACAATTCTAGGAGATTTAAAAGAATACCTACGAATGTTTAATTTTCTTTGGCGTTTGCATGCTTTAAACTTTGAGCTGCGGGAAGGCTGGAAAGCAATGTCATTTTTAAAGAAAGGACTTTTGCATAGCTTCTATAAGGATCTACAGCAGCTAAAAGTGCTAAGAAGAGAAGACAaatcttttcctttgtCTCTTCATGATCGGAAACTACTAATGGTAGACCGGCTGCTCCGTAAAGTGAACGTCATTCGTAATATTTTCATCAAGTTCAGTGATAAAGTCATAtcgttcttcaaacttctAATAATTGATACCAATTaccaaaaacttcaacGATTGTTTGACGGAAAAAGAGACGAGCATAACGAAACTTCTTGGAGTGGTGTCTTACTACCAGATGATGAATATCTAGAGACCGCCAGTGTGTCTTTTTCTCCTGCTTCAACGTCGAACAAGTCCCATGCCATTTATGATTTGGACGAATTCGTAGAACTGCACAGGAATTATATTTCGTCTATATCGAGGCATAAGTTTGTTAACACTAAAGGAGACTTCTCTAAGGGGAACATATCAGGACATTACTTCATCCATCAACTTAATAATTTAACGGAGTTTGTGGCAAAATTTGTCATTGTTAACCAGGAAATATCTCACAATATTGTCGAACTACTGAATACacaagatgaagaatacTATAAAGTTTCACAGCATAGACTTTCAACCCTAACTAACACTCTACAAACCGAAATTATTGAACCATTTAGTCAAAAGCTACGAGTATTAACAGATGATCTTATCAGAGACGATGACATGGAACTGAGATTCTTTGGGCTGGTCTTGGAAAGTTGA
- a CDS encoding Protein involved in G1 cell cycle arrest in response to pheromone: MPISKEAELFEQANLEDVGPQPELSPRVRRLSLKEEEQKIAEIGQFVRSLDDEKVQDSDITHSGASIDRQKMVEYDEDEDVQALDIDGLSNAKSIPSSASESFEAQHSILGHNTIVTPQPELIFSFDHYQGLKSEVQDWFFQRDIANLGKIQKIFSQFMLEIGINQSFKSLRKTEKIRVVEHLKSYLARNYSVLRPLICISYLSMGHYGDITCTSNQLEHIRYINTVIFSPKNNIIELIAGLIKKKIKFLLEQAIIERTNAAQISIASHELYYSFTILYLHLSVILDSQDRNLKVTLSEIIYKTRLLQFLVQYLDKWKWLCNENDERAESSNKLVHIKQSLQIRNYVMVINKLLLVEFGTMEEYRLIKEFLKLKHENTIQVQDSKNRSITPLEYYHYSKEFIHRYALYQPLEEHYLPEVVQATIDVQESVLSRSSSNHSISSLLVTDFLESKTRSVSSSNQVPEVHIVTPAPSPKLAPQHDNMLGKKDRRMFTANPSFPNVYPYTDVPYSIKQADTIFHNHIKEGFHFKQFMSSFDQYIKKENRLNAEHPQDPVREELPNSFLYNDEDKMKYPTYIHQIEVLQRIESFYKECLPSLSSLVSVYCQILDSNIYRKRHIDGSSVNTLRKLSIWKAKEITLKSISSTVFLLLKFLKASHVLKFEYLSMLLFDNDFHSYFIDYLGIDLEQCQIRKGSDSVDSSTIYDFSFLVNCEYGKLDCQQEHSFYLKCLSLSDTVNQDLVTTEHSENIASMDNPSNRKPGPFDTDFDFLLDLPAHRIDRRKFKVINERYTLIIANLLKTRYLVISKDKMQRMYKLLDEKNTEIMRFYLSFYNINLYKPILKIIKTLTPYNGKKWKSNNMDLISYVYLYYKIQLRDSWLNPINLSILTPEERYNASVGQEYALRALIQFYNSEHYSADLSHMG; this comes from the coding sequence ATGCCCATATCAAAGGAAGCCGAGTTATTTGAACAGGCTAATCTAGAAGATGTTGGACCTCAACCAGAGTTGTCACCAAGGGTCCGGCGGCTCAGCTTAAAAGAggaagaacaaaaaattgCAGAGATTGGCCAATTCGTAAGAAGCTTAGATGATGAGAAAGTACAGGATAGTGATATAACACATTCAGGCGCAAGCATTGATAGACAGAAAATGGTGGAAtacgatgaagatgaagatgttCAGGCTTTAGATATAGATGGCCTGTCGAATGCCAAATCTATCCCTTCTAGCGCCTCTGAGAGCTTCGAAGCTCAACACAGCATTCTAGGTCATAATACTATAGTCACACCTCAGCCTGAACTCATATTTAGTTTTGATCACTATCAAGGTTTGAAATCAGAAGTACAAGATTGgttcttccaaagagatATCGCCAATTTAGGAAAGATCCAGAAGATCTTCAGTCAGTTTATGCTGGAAATTGGAATTAATCAGAGCTTTAAATCATTACGAAAGACAGAGAAGATTCGGGTAGTCGAACATCTGAAATCATACCTAGCCAGAAATTATTCAGTTCTTAGACCCTTGATATGCATATCGTACCTTTCCATGGGTCATTATGGTGACATAACTTGTACGTCCAACCAGTTGGAACACATTAGATATATCAACACAGTCATTTTCTCTCCTAAGAATAACATTATTGAACTTATCGCAGGGTTgataaagaagaagataaaatTCCTTTTGGAACAAGCTATCATTGAGCGCACTAATGCAGCACAAATATCCATTGCATCCCATGAGCTTTACTACTCATTTACGATCCTCTATCTTCACCTTTCTGTAATATTGGACTCACAAGACAGGAATCTTAAGGTAACGTTATCTGAGATCATCTACAAAACACGATTATTGCAGTTCCTTGTACAATATCTTGACAAATGGAAATGGTTATGTAACGAAAATGACGAGAGAGCTGAatcttcaaacaaattGGTTCATATCAAACAAAGCCTACAAATTCGTAATTATGTTATGGTTATTAATAAGCTCTTGCTGGTCGAATTTGGTACAATGGAAGAGTACAGACttatcaaagaatttttgaagttaAAGCACGAGAATACCATTCAAGTACAAGATTCCAAGAACCGAAGCATAACACCCCTGGAGTATTACCATTACAGCAAAGAATTTATTCATAGATATGCTTTATATCAACCACTGGAGGAACACTACCTTCCTGAGGTTGTTCAGGCAACGATCGATGTCCAAGAGTCTGTTTTGTCTAGATCGAGTAGTAACCATTCTATAAGTTCACTTTTGGTTACTGATTTTCTTGAATCCAAGACAAGATCTGTTTCAAGTAGCAACCAAGTGCCTGAAGTTCACATTGTCACTCCTGCTCCATCTCCCAAACTTGCTCCCCAGCATGATAACATGCTTGGCAAGAAAGACAGAAGAATGTTCACAGCAAATCCCTCATTCCCAAATGTATACCCCTACACTGACGTTCCTTACAGCATTAAACAAGCAGACACAATATTTCATAACCATATCAAAGAGGGATTTCACTTCAAGCAATTCATGTCATCTTTCGATCAATACataaaaaaagagaatcgCTTAAATGCAGAACATCCACAGGACCCCGTAAGAGAAGAACTGCCTAATAGTTTTCTCTACAACGATGAAGACAAAATGAAGTATCCCACGTATATCCACCAGATTGAAGTCCTGCAGCGCATAGAGAGCTTTTACAAGGAATGTCTTCCCAGCCTCTCATCTCTAGTCTCGGTTTACTGTCAGATTTTGGACTCAAATATATACAGAAAGAGGCACATCGATGGAAGCTCTGTAAACACTTTACGAAAACTTTCCATTTGGAAGGCTAAAGAAATAACACTCAagtcaatttcttcaaccgtgtttctccttctgaaatttctcaaagctTCTcatgttttgaaatttgagTACCTATCAATGTTGTTATTTGACAATGATTTCCACTCTTACTTTATTGATTACCTCGGAATTGATTTAGAACAGTGTCAAATAAGAAAGGGCTCGGATAGTGTAGACTCAAGCACCATTTATgatttttcctttttagTCAACTGTGAATACGGTAAGCTGGACTGCCAGCAAGAACATAGTTTTTACCTCAAGTGTTTGAGCCTTTCAGATACTGTTAATCAAGATCTAGTGACTACGGAACACAGCGAAAACATTGCATCTATGGACAATCCTAGTAATAGAAAACCCGGCCCCTTTGATACCGACTTTGATTTTTTATTAGATTTGCCCGCCCACAGAATTGATAGAAGGAAgttcaaagtcatcaatgAGCGGTATACATTGATTATCGCCAATTTGCTGAAAACGCGTTACCTGGTCATAAGTAAAGACAAGATGCAAAGAATGTACAAGCTTTTGGATGAAAAGAATACAGAGATCATGAGATTCTATCTTTCGTTTTACAACATAAATCTCTACAAGCCCatcctcaaaatcataAAAACCCTTACCCCATATAATGGGAAGAAATGGAAGTCTAATAATATGGATTTAATATCCTACGTTTATCTTTATTACAAGATCCAACTACGAGATAGCTGGTTAAACCCAATAAACCTTTCAATTTTAACTCCGGAGGAAAGATACAACGCCAGTGTTGGACAGGAGTATGCTCTGAGAGCTCTGATTCAATTCTATAACTCTGAACACTACTCAGCAGACTTGAGTCACATGGGTTAG
- a CDS encoding Target membrane receptor (t-SNARE), with translation MSFANFDAGAQKNKVRIKEADTERANSDSDLLRQTSLILSSFVEDVSMFGKLQQQLGTKRDNERLRGQIESSISKCDLQETRLRQVTSELESNSYQNDSPNVKYKENKLLNEASRILKNYQSLKIAYDEKISSIKVREAFEQNTRQANEAALEQEQHNLETETTPLISNQIQKIDDKHQSALNQAEVSYHSVLINQRSEAIQDIHTGVGEINAIFKDLGTLVQQQGQNIDTIEVNMMSHANNNQEATHELIKADNYQKKKRKWSCALLLALVIVLVLVLAIIS, from the coding sequence ATGTCATTTGCTAACTTTGATGCTGGTGCACAAAAGAACAAGGTCCGGATTAAAGAGGCAGACACAGAGCGTGCAAACTCAGATTCCGATTTGCTACGTCAAACATCCCTCATTCTTTCATCGTTTGTTGAAGACGTTTCTATGTTTGGGAAACTTCAGCAACAACTGGGAACCAAACGAGACAATGAGCGTCTACGAGGGCAAATAGAAAGTTCAATTAGTAAATGCGATCTACAAGAAACTAGGTTAAGGCAAGTTACGTCAGAGCTGGAATCTAATTCCTACCAAAATGATAGTCCCAATGTAAAGTACAAAGAGAATAAGCTGTTGAACGAAGCATCTAGGATACTGAAAAACTACcagtctttgaaaattgcgtatgatgaaaaaatatCCAGTATAAAAGTCAGAGAGGCTTTTGAGCAGAATACACGCCAGGCCAACGAAGCAGCGTTAGAGCAAGAGCAACATAATCTGGAGACGGAAACAACACCATTGATATCTAATCAAATacaaaagattgatgaCAAACATCAATCTGCTTTGAATCAGGCCGAAGTTTCATACCACTCTGTTCTGATCAACCAGCGATCTGAAGCGATTCAAGATATACATACCGGGGTCGGTGAGATCAATGCGATTTTCAAGGATTTAGGAACTCTCGTTCAACAACAAGGACAAAATATCGACACCATTGAAGTTAATATGATGTCCCATGCTAACAATAACCAGGAGGCAACCCATGAGCTCATCAAAGCAGACAATtaccaaaagaagaaaagaaaatggagTTGCGCCTTACTCCTCGCTCTAGTCATTGTGCTCGTATTAGTGTTGGCAATTATCAGTTGA